Proteins co-encoded in one Mycobacterium mantenii genomic window:
- the metX gene encoding homoserine O-acetyltransferase MetX, with product MTISDVPTQTLPDEGEIGFVPIGSLTTESGAVIDDAHIAIQRWGELSPTRDNVVVVLHALTGDSHVTGSAGPGHPTAGWWDEMVGPDAPIDTNRWCALATNVLGGCRGSTGPSSRTRDGKPWGSRFPRISIRDQVEADIAALTALGIERVAAVVGGSMGGARALEWIVGHPNRVRAGLLLAVGARATADQIGTQSTQIAAIKADPNWQGGDYHDTGLAPDTGLTIARRFAHLTYRGEVELDTRFGNDGQNDEDPNNGGRYAVQSYLEYQGDKLLERFDAGSYVVLTEALNSHDVGRGRGGVHKALRHCPVPVVVGGITSDRLYPLRLQQELAEHLPGCADLQVVDSVCGHDGFLVESDAVGEMIRKTLVLADSDNREGAS from the coding sequence ATGACGATCTCCGACGTCCCGACCCAAACACTGCCCGACGAAGGCGAAATCGGCTTCGTCCCCATCGGTTCGCTGACCACCGAAAGCGGCGCGGTCATCGACGACGCGCACATCGCCATCCAGCGCTGGGGCGAGTTATCGCCGACGCGGGACAACGTGGTGGTGGTGCTGCACGCGCTTACCGGCGACTCGCACGTCACCGGGTCCGCCGGACCCGGACACCCCACCGCCGGCTGGTGGGACGAAATGGTCGGGCCGGATGCGCCGATCGACACTAACCGCTGGTGCGCGCTGGCCACCAATGTGCTGGGCGGTTGCCGCGGCTCCACCGGCCCCAGCTCGCGGACCCGGGACGGAAAGCCTTGGGGCTCAAGGTTCCCCCGGATCTCGATCCGCGATCAGGTGGAGGCCGACATCGCCGCGCTGACCGCCCTGGGGATCGAGCGGGTCGCCGCCGTGGTCGGTGGATCCATGGGTGGCGCAAGAGCTTTGGAGTGGATCGTCGGCCACCCGAACCGGGTCCGTGCCGGGCTGCTGCTGGCGGTGGGCGCGCGCGCCACCGCCGATCAGATCGGCACCCAGTCCACGCAGATCGCGGCGATCAAGGCCGACCCGAACTGGCAGGGCGGCGACTACCACGACACCGGGCTCGCGCCGGATACCGGGCTGACCATCGCCCGCCGCTTCGCGCATCTGACCTATCGCGGTGAAGTCGAGCTCGACACCCGGTTCGGCAACGACGGGCAGAACGACGAGGATCCGAACAACGGCGGCCGCTACGCGGTGCAAAGCTATCTCGAATACCAGGGCGACAAGCTGCTCGAGCGCTTCGACGCGGGCAGCTACGTGGTGTTGACCGAGGCGCTGAACAGTCACGATGTCGGCCGGGGTCGCGGTGGGGTGCATAAAGCGTTGCGTCACTGCCCGGTTCCGGTCGTGGTCGGCGGCATCACCTCCGACCGGCTGTACCCGCTGCGCCTGCAGCAGGAGCTGGCCGAGCACCTGCCCGGCTGCGCCGACCTTCAGGTCGTGGACTCCGTCTGCGGGCACGACGGCTTCCTGGTGGAATCCGACGCGGTCGGCGAAATGATCCGTAAGACACTAGTGTTGGCCGACTCGGACAACAGGGAAGGCGCGTCGTAA
- a CDS encoding NADP-dependent isocitrate dehydrogenase — protein MSAEQPTVIYTLTDEAPLLATYAFLPIVRAFAEPAGIEIKTSDISVAARILAEFPEHLTEEQRVPDNLGELGRLTELPDTNIIKLPNISASVPQLIAAIKELQGKGFKIPDFPHNPKTDEDKEIRARYAKCLGSAVNPVLRQGNSDRRAPKAVKEYARKHPHSMGDWSPASRTHVATMKQGDFYHGEKSMTLDRARNVKMVLETESGQTLELKPKVELREGDVIDSMFMSKKALVEFYEEQMQDAYETGVMFSLHVKATMMKVSHPIVFGHAVRVFYKDAFAKHGALFDELGVDVNNGLVDLYNKIESLPASLHEEIIRDLHACHEHRPELAMVDSAKGITNFHSPSDVIVDASMPAMIRAGGKMWGADGRQKDTKAVNPESTFSRIYQEIINFCKTHGQFDPRTMGTVPNVGLMAQQAEEYGSHDKTFEIPEDGVANIVDLDSGEVLLTQNVESGDIWRMPIVTDAAIRDWVKLAVTRARNSGMTVVFWLDTERPHEVELRKKVKKYLKDYDTEGLEIQIMPQVWAMRYTLERAMRGQDTIAATGNILRDYLTDLFPILELGTSAKMLSIVPLMAGGGMYETGAGGSAPKHVHQLVEENHLRWDSLGEFLALGACFEDIGIKTDNERAKVLGKTLDAAIGKLLENNKSPSRKTGELDNRGSQFYLALYWAQELAQSDDEELRKHFAALAESLGENEDSVVSELAEAQGEAVDIGGYYQPDTEKTTAIMRPSKTFNEALAASTG, from the coding sequence GTGAGCGCCGAACAACCGACCGTCATCTACACACTGACCGATGAAGCGCCGCTGCTGGCGACTTACGCGTTCCTGCCGATCGTGCGCGCCTTCGCCGAGCCGGCAGGCATCGAGATCAAGACCAGCGACATCTCCGTCGCGGCCCGGATCCTGGCCGAGTTCCCCGAACACCTGACCGAAGAACAGCGGGTGCCGGACAACCTGGGTGAACTGGGCCGGCTGACGGAGCTCCCCGATACCAACATCATCAAGCTGCCGAACATCAGCGCCTCGGTTCCCCAGCTGATCGCCGCCATCAAGGAGCTGCAGGGCAAGGGATTCAAGATCCCGGACTTTCCGCACAATCCGAAGACGGACGAGGACAAGGAAATCCGTGCGCGCTACGCCAAATGCCTTGGCAGCGCGGTCAACCCGGTACTGCGCCAAGGCAACTCGGACCGGCGCGCGCCCAAGGCCGTCAAGGAGTACGCCCGCAAGCACCCGCACAGCATGGGCGACTGGTCGCCGGCCTCGCGCACGCACGTCGCGACTATGAAGCAAGGCGACTTCTACCACGGCGAGAAGTCGATGACGCTGGACCGCGCGCGCAACGTGAAGATGGTGCTGGAGACCGAGAGCGGGCAGACCCTCGAGCTCAAGCCCAAGGTCGAGTTGCGCGAGGGCGACGTCATCGACTCCATGTTCATGAGCAAAAAGGCCCTCGTGGAGTTTTACGAGGAGCAGATGCAGGACGCCTATGAGACCGGCGTGATGTTCTCGCTGCACGTCAAGGCGACCATGATGAAGGTCTCGCACCCCATCGTCTTCGGCCACGCCGTCAGGGTCTTCTACAAGGACGCCTTCGCCAAGCACGGGGCGCTCTTCGACGAATTGGGTGTGGACGTCAACAACGGATTGGTCGACCTCTACAACAAGATCGAGTCGCTGCCCGCGTCGCTGCACGAGGAGATCATCCGCGACCTGCACGCCTGCCACGAACACCGCCCCGAACTGGCCATGGTCGATTCGGCCAAGGGCATCACCAACTTTCATTCGCCCAGCGACGTGATCGTGGACGCGTCGATGCCGGCGATGATCCGCGCCGGCGGCAAGATGTGGGGCGCCGACGGACGGCAGAAGGACACCAAGGCCGTCAACCCGGAGTCGACGTTCTCCCGCATCTACCAAGAGATCATCAACTTCTGTAAGACCCACGGGCAGTTCGATCCGCGGACGATGGGCACGGTTCCCAACGTCGGGCTGATGGCGCAGCAGGCCGAAGAGTACGGCTCGCACGACAAGACGTTCGAGATCCCCGAGGACGGCGTCGCCAACATCGTCGACCTGGACTCCGGGGAAGTCCTGCTGACCCAGAACGTGGAATCCGGCGACATCTGGCGGATGCCCATCGTCACTGACGCGGCGATCCGCGACTGGGTCAAGCTGGCCGTCACCCGGGCGCGCAATTCGGGCATGACGGTGGTGTTCTGGTTGGACACCGAACGGCCGCACGAGGTCGAGCTGCGCAAGAAGGTCAAGAAGTACCTGAAGGACTACGACACCGAGGGCCTGGAGATCCAGATCATGCCGCAGGTGTGGGCCATGAGGTACACGCTGGAGCGCGCGATGCGCGGACAGGACACCATCGCCGCGACAGGAAACATCCTGCGCGACTACCTCACCGACCTGTTCCCGATCCTGGAACTGGGCACCAGCGCCAAGATGCTGTCCATCGTGCCGTTGATGGCCGGCGGCGGAATGTATGAGACCGGGGCGGGTGGTTCGGCGCCCAAGCACGTGCACCAGCTGGTCGAGGAGAACCACCTGCGCTGGGATTCCTTGGGTGAATTCCTGGCTCTGGGAGCGTGTTTCGAAGACATCGGCATCAAGACCGACAACGAGCGCGCCAAGGTGCTGGGCAAGACGCTGGACGCCGCGATCGGCAAGCTGCTGGAGAACAACAAGAGCCCATCGCGCAAGACAGGTGAGCTCGACAACCGCGGCAGCCAGTTCTACCTGGCGCTGTACTGGGCGCAGGAACTCGCGCAATCCGACGACGAGGAGCTGCGCAAGCACTTCGCCGCGCTGGCCGAGTCGTTGGGTGAAAACGAGGACAGCGTCGTGTCCGAACTGGCCGAGGCGCAGGGCGAGGCGGTCGACATCGGCGGCTACTACCAGCCGGACACCGAGAAGACGACGGCGATCATGCGGCCGAGCAAGACATTCAACGAGGCGCTGGCGGCTTCGACAGGCTAG
- a CDS encoding bifunctional o-acetylhomoserine/o-acetylserine sulfhydrylase — MTSDNADHEAAHDTDPTANWTFETKQVHAGQRPDPATNARALPIYQTTSYTFDDTTHAAALFGLEVPGNIYTRIGNPTTDVVEQRVAALEGGVAALFLSSGQAAETFAILNLACAGDHIVSSPRLYGGTYNLFHYSLAKLGIEVTFVADPDDLDSWQAAVRPNTKAFFGETISNPQIDILDIPGVAGVAHANGIPLIVDNTIATPYLIQPFKHGADIVVHSATKYLGGHGSAIAGVIVDGGTFDWTQGRFPGFTTPDPSYHGVVFAELGPPAYALKARVQLLRDLGSAASPFNAFLVAQGIETLSLRMERHVTNARRVAEYLADHDGVLSVNYAGLPGSPWHERAKKLAPKGTGAVLAFELAGGVEAGKAFVNALKLHSHVANIGDVRSLVIHPASTTHAQLSAQEQLSTGVSPGLVRLAVGIEGIDDILADLELGFAAASKFGATAGASGTDPQAVAAF; from the coding sequence GTGACCTCCGACAACGCCGATCACGAAGCCGCCCACGACACCGATCCGACAGCAAACTGGACATTCGAGACCAAGCAGGTGCACGCCGGTCAGCGGCCGGACCCGGCCACCAACGCCCGCGCCCTGCCGATCTACCAGACCACGTCGTACACCTTCGACGACACCACGCACGCCGCCGCCCTGTTCGGGCTGGAAGTGCCGGGCAACATCTACACCCGGATCGGCAACCCGACCACCGATGTCGTCGAGCAGCGCGTCGCCGCACTCGAGGGCGGGGTGGCGGCGCTGTTCCTGAGCTCCGGACAGGCCGCTGAGACTTTCGCCATATTGAACCTGGCTTGTGCCGGAGATCACATCGTCTCGAGCCCGCGGCTCTACGGCGGGACGTACAACCTGTTCCACTATTCGCTGGCCAAGCTCGGCATCGAGGTCACCTTCGTGGCGGATCCCGACGACCTGGATTCGTGGCAGGCGGCGGTGCGGCCGAACACCAAAGCCTTCTTCGGCGAGACGATCTCCAACCCGCAGATCGACATCCTGGACATCCCGGGAGTCGCCGGGGTGGCGCATGCCAACGGCATACCGCTGATCGTCGACAACACCATCGCGACGCCGTATCTGATCCAGCCGTTCAAACACGGCGCGGACATCGTCGTGCACTCGGCCACCAAATACCTCGGCGGGCACGGCTCGGCGATCGCCGGGGTCATCGTCGACGGCGGCACCTTCGACTGGACGCAGGGTCGCTTCCCGGGATTCACCACACCCGACCCGAGCTACCACGGCGTGGTGTTCGCCGAACTCGGTCCGCCGGCCTACGCGCTCAAGGCGCGCGTGCAGCTGCTGCGCGATCTCGGGTCGGCCGCGTCGCCGTTCAACGCGTTTTTGGTCGCCCAGGGCATCGAGACGCTGAGCCTGCGCATGGAGCGCCATGTCACCAACGCGCGACGCGTGGCCGAGTACCTGGCCGACCATGATGGCGTGTTGTCGGTCAACTACGCAGGCCTGCCCGGCTCGCCCTGGCATGAGCGCGCAAAGAAGCTGGCGCCCAAGGGAACCGGCGCGGTGTTGGCGTTCGAGCTGGCCGGCGGCGTCGAGGCCGGCAAGGCGTTCGTGAACGCGTTGAAGCTGCACAGCCACGTCGCCAACATCGGCGATGTGCGCTCCCTGGTGATCCACCCGGCGTCCACGACGCACGCGCAGCTGTCCGCGCAGGAGCAACTGAGCACCGGGGTCAGCCCCGGGCTGGTGCGCCTGGCCGTCGGCATCGAGGGCATCGACGACATCCTGGCCGACCTGGAGCTCGGATTCGCCGCGGCAAGCAAATTCGGCGCGACCGCGGGCGCATCCGGCACCGATCCGCAAGCCGTGGCGGCGTTCTAA
- a CDS encoding NADP-dependent isocitrate dehydrogenase, with protein MAGEAKIKVKGRVVELDGDEMTRVIWKFIKDLLILPHLDINLDYYDLGIENRDRTNDQVTIDAAYAIKKHGVGVKCATITPDEARVSEFNLKKMWLSPNGTIRNILGGTIFREPIVISNVPRLVPGWTKPIVIGRHAFGDQYRATNFKVDKPGTVAITFTPADGSEPIVHKVVSIPPDGGVVMGMYNFKDSIRDFARASLKYGLDAKWPVYLSTKNTILKAYDGMFKDEFQRVYDEEFKDKFEAEGLTYEHRLIDDMVAACLKWEGGYVWACKNYDGDVQSDLVAQGYGSLGLMTSVLMTADGKTVEAEAAHGTVTRHFRQYQAGKPTSTNPIASIFAWTRGLAHRGKLDNTPEVIEFAQTLENVVVSTVESGKMTKDLALLIGPDQKWQQSEQFLNSIAENLEKKLAN; from the coding sequence ATGGCAGGCGAAGCCAAGATCAAGGTCAAAGGCCGCGTGGTCGAGCTCGATGGTGACGAGATGACCCGCGTCATCTGGAAATTCATCAAAGACCTGCTGATCCTGCCGCACCTCGACATCAACCTGGACTACTACGACCTGGGCATCGAGAACCGCGACCGCACCAACGACCAGGTGACCATCGACGCCGCGTACGCCATCAAGAAGCACGGCGTGGGCGTCAAATGCGCGACCATCACCCCCGACGAGGCCCGGGTTTCCGAGTTCAACCTGAAGAAGATGTGGCTGTCGCCCAACGGCACGATCCGAAACATCTTGGGCGGCACCATCTTCCGCGAGCCGATCGTGATCTCGAACGTGCCGCGCCTGGTGCCGGGCTGGACCAAGCCGATCGTCATCGGCCGTCACGCCTTCGGCGACCAGTACCGGGCGACGAACTTCAAGGTCGACAAACCCGGAACCGTCGCAATCACTTTCACCCCCGCCGACGGCAGCGAGCCGATAGTGCACAAGGTGGTGTCCATTCCCCCCGACGGCGGCGTGGTGATGGGCATGTACAACTTCAAGGACTCCATCCGGGACTTCGCGCGCGCCTCGCTGAAGTACGGGCTGGACGCCAAATGGCCGGTGTACCTGTCCACCAAGAACACCATCCTCAAGGCCTACGACGGCATGTTCAAAGACGAGTTCCAGCGCGTCTACGACGAGGAGTTCAAGGACAAGTTCGAGGCCGAGGGACTGACCTACGAGCACCGGTTGATCGACGACATGGTCGCGGCCTGCCTGAAGTGGGAGGGCGGCTACGTTTGGGCCTGCAAGAACTACGACGGCGACGTCCAGTCGGACCTCGTCGCGCAGGGCTACGGCTCACTGGGGCTGATGACGTCGGTGCTGATGACCGCCGACGGCAAGACGGTCGAGGCCGAGGCCGCGCACGGCACCGTCACCCGCCACTTCCGCCAGTATCAGGCCGGCAAGCCGACCTCGACCAACCCGATCGCGTCCATCTTCGCCTGGACGCGGGGACTGGCGCACCGCGGCAAGCTGGACAACACCCCCGAGGTGATCGAGTTCGCGCAGACCCTGGAGAACGTGGTGGTCTCCACCGTCGAGAGCGGGAAAATGACCAAGGACCTGGCCCTGCTGATCGGCCCCGACCAGAAGTGGCAGCAGAGCGAGCAATTCCTAAACTCGATCGCCGAGAACCTGGAAAAGAAGCTGGCTAACTAG